A single Plasmodium yoelii strain 17X genome assembly, chromosome: 10 DNA region contains:
- a CDS encoding radical SAM protein, putative produces the protein MERSKRYMNIVKMIERNKYEKYRLKQITDNIYKGKIININNMKNIPTDIRKNLKNIFSENILSIKPIKEDKYDRAYKILFECKDKEKIEATALDFGSHTSLCISSQIGCSFGCKFCATGQIGIKRQLELDEITDQLLYFQSKNVNIKNVSFMGMGEPLANPNVFEAIRFFNNSNFFSLSSRRINISTVGLLPGIKKLNELFPQVNLSFSLHSPFTEERDQLVPINKLFPFHEVLDLLDDRIAKTNRRVWISYILIKDVNDSTDHAEALCDHIIKRPPSVRYLYNICLIPYNKAKNVCDEFQRLDEEEKIRQFEKILRKHRISFFYRNSFGYSIDAACGQLFADYEPKKTKKITGQKTALIE, from the exons atggaaaGATCAAAGAGATATATGAATATTGTAAAAATGATTGAacgaaataaatatgaaaaatatagacTAAAACAAATAactgataatatatataaaggtaaaattattaatataaataatatgaaaaatatccCAACagatataagaaaaaatttaaaaaatatatttagtgaaaatatattaagcaTAAAACCAATAAAAGAAGATAAATATGATAGagcatataaaatattatttgaatgtaaggataaagaaaaaattgaaGCAACAGCATTAGATTTTGGATCACATACATCTTTATGTATATCAAGCCAAATAGGTTGTTCATTTGGTTGTAAATTTTGTGCAACTGGTCAAATAGGAATAAAACGTCAATTAGAATTAGATGAAATAACAGATcagttattatattttcaatcaaaaaatgttaatattaaaaatgtttcatTTATGGGAATGGGAGAACCATTAGCTAATCCAAATGTTTTTGAAGCAATAcgattttttaataattctaattttttttctttatctaGTAGACGAATTAATATATCTACAGTTGGACTTTTAccaggaattaaaaaattaaatgaattatTTCCTCAAGTCAATTTATCTTTTTCCTTACATTCACCATTTACTGAAGAAAGAGATCAATTAGTTcctattaataaattatttccatttcATGAAGTTTTAGATTTATTAGATGATAGAATAGCAAAAACAAATAGACGGGTATGGATAAGTTATATTCTTATTAAAGATGTAAATGATTCAACGGATCATGCTGAGGCTTTATGTgatcatataattaaaagaCCACCATCTGTTAGATATTTGTACAATATCTGCTTAATACCATATAACAAAG CTAAAAATGTCTGTGATGAATTTCAGAGACTCGATGAAGAAGAGAAGATTCGCCAATTCGAA AAAATATTGAGAAAGCATAGAATATCTTTTTTCTATAG AAATTCTTTTGGATATTCAATTGACGCAGCATGTGGTCAACTATTTGCAG aCTATGAACCTAAAAAGACAAAGAAAATTACAGGCCAAAAAACGGCATTAATAGAATAG